The sequence CCTGCTGCTCGCCGTACCCGACGAGGATGCGGCGGTTGCCGACCGCCACCACCGCGACGCCGGCGTGCCGGCCCATGCCCTGGCGGCCGACGACGCGCACGTCGTGCTCGTTCTGCGTGCGCACGCGGCCGGTGCCGCCGGAGAGCTTGCGCCCGGCGAACCAGATGAGGCCGACGACGCACGCGAGCGAGAGCACCACGCGCGCGACGAGCATGATCCCGTCCATCGTCAGCGTCCGTCGTCGTCGGTGACGATCTCGGTGATCCGCACGCCGTACACCTCGTCGACGACGACGATCTCGCCGCGCGCGATGAGGCGGCCGTTGACCATGACGTCGGCGGGGCTGCCCGCCGCGCGGTCCAGCTCCAGCACCGTCCCGGGCACCAGGTCGAGCACCTGGCGCACCGGCAGCGTGGTGCGGCCGATCTGCGCCGTGAGCGTCATGTCGACGTCGTAGAGCATGCGCATCGAGCCGCGCTGCGTCGGCACCCGCGTCGCGGCGGCGGCCGGGGCCTGGCCGGCGCGGACGCGCACGGCGAACCACGCGAGCGTCATGCCCTCGTGCTGCAGCGCGTACACCTCGGCACCGGGCACCAGCACCTGCGCGACGGGCTCGGTGCGCACCGCCTCGAGGACGCCCG is a genomic window of Cellulomonas fulva containing:
- the fliN gene encoding flagellar motor switch protein FliN, translated to MTPTATSVASGSTTSTSVDAAAVAQAAAALVPASVPLVAVPCAAGDVPADAQAVVATFVGAPSADLLLIAGDALADVEAAGAAAGARLVAGDALRPALEAAAQVLGAGVLEAVRTEPVAQVLVPGAEVYALQHEGMTLAWFAVRVRAGQAPAAAATRVPTQRGSMRMLYDVDMTLTAQIGRTTLPVRQVLDLVPGTVLELDRAAGSPADVMVNGRLIARGEIVVVDEVYGVRITEIVTDDDGR